A window of the Hevea brasiliensis isolate MT/VB/25A 57/8 chromosome 6, ASM3005281v1, whole genome shotgun sequence genome harbors these coding sequences:
- the LOC110632014 gene encoding coatomer subunit beta'-2 isoform X2: MPLRLEIKRKLAQRSERVKSVDLHPTEPWILVSLYSGTVCIWNYQSQTMAKSFEVTELPVRSAKFIARKQWVVAGADDMFIRVYNYNTMDKIKVFEAHTDYIRCVAVHPTLPYVLSSSDDMLIKLWDWEKGWVCTQIFEGHSHYVMQVTFNPKDTNTFASASLDHTIKIWNLGSPDPNFTLDAHQKGVNCVDYFTGGDKPYLISGSDDHTAKVWDYQTKSCVQTLEGHTHNVSAVCFHPELPIIITGSEDGTVRIWHSTTYRLENTLNYGLERVWAIGYMRGSRRVVIGYDEGTIMVKIGREEPVASMDNSGKIIWAKHNEIQTVNIKSVGADFEVTDGERLPLAVKELGTCDLYPQSLKHNPNGRFVVVCGDGEYIIYTALAWRNRSFGSALEFVWSSDGEYAVRESTSKIKIFSKNFQEKRSVRPTFSAEHIYGGTLLAMCANDFICFYDWAECRLIRRIDVTVKNLYWADSGDLVAIASDTSFYILKYNRDLVSSYLDSGRPVDEQGVEDAFELLHETNERVRTGLWVGDCFIYNNSSWRLNYCVGGEVTTMYHLDRPMYLLGYLANQSRVYLIDKEFNVMGYTLLLSLIEYKTLVMRGDLDRANEILPLIPKEHHNSVARFLESRGMIEDALEVATDPDYKFELAIQLGRLEIAKEIATEVQSESKWKQLGELAMSTGKLEMAEECMKRATDLSGLLLLYSSLGDAEGMSKLASLAKEQGKNNVAFLCLFMLGKLEDCLQLLVESNRIPEAALMARSYLPSKVSEIVAIWRKDLNKVNPKAAESLADPDEYPNMFDDWQVALAVESKVTETRGVYPPAEEYIGHADKSQMTLVEAFRKLQVEEPLENGDYDHEAAEQNGDEQINEEHNGEEGSQEEAVVVDADSTDGAVLVNGNEAEEEWVLTPHH, from the exons ATG CCTCTCAGACTTGAAATAAAG AGGAAACTTGCTCAAAGATCAGAAAGAGTAAAATCTGTGGATCTACATCCTACTGAACCATG GATTCTAGTGAGTTTGTATTCAGGGACTGTTTGTATTTGGAACTACCAGTCACAG ACCATGGCAAAATCTTTTGAGGTCACTGAGTTACCAG TTAGGTCAGCAAAGTTTATTGCACGAAAGCAATGGGTTGTTGCTGGAGCTGATGACATGTTTATTCGCGTATACAACTACAATACAATGGATAAGATTAAAGTGTTTGAGGCGCATACAGATTACATCAGATGTGTGGCTGTCCATCCTACCCTTCCATATGTGCTGTCATCATCTGATGATATGCTCATAAAGCTTTGGGATTGGGAGAAAGGTTGGGTATGCACTCAGATATTTGAGGGACATTCCCATTATGTGATGCAAGTGACATTTAATCCAAAAGATACAAATACTTTTGCGAGTGCATCCCTTGATCACACCATAAAG ATTTGGAATCTTGGCTCACCCGACCCAAATTTTACACTGGATGCCCATCAGAAAGGAGTAAATTGTGTTGATTACTTTACTGGTGGTGATAAACCTTATCTAATCTCAGGTTCTGATGATCACACTGCTAAG GTGTGGGATTATCAGACCAAAAGTTGTGTCCAGACACTAGAAGGCCACACTCACAATGTTTCTGCAGTATGTTTTCATCCCGAACTTCCTATAATAATAACAGGTTCTGAGGATGGGACAGTTCGCATATGGCATTCAACAACTTACAG GCTTGAGAACACATTGAATTATGGTCTTGAAAGAGTCTGGGCCATTGGATACATGAGAGGCTCACGCCG TGTTGTGATTGGTTACGATGAAGGAACCATTATGGTCAAAATTGGCCGAGAAGAACCCGTAGCTAGTATGGATAACAGTGGGAAGATTATATGGGCCAAGCATAATGAAATTCAAACTGTTAACATTAAGAGCGTGGGAGCAGATTTTGAG GTTACTGATGGAGAAAGATTGCCTTTGGCTGTCAAGGAGTTGGGAACATGTGATCTTTATCCACAA AGTTTAAAGCACAATCCCAATGGGAGATTTGTTGTTGTCTGTGGAGATGGTGAGTACATCATATATACAGCTTTAGCCTGGAGAAACAGATCATTTGGTTCAGCATTGGAATTTGTTTGGTCGTCGGATGGTGAATATGCTGTTAGAGAAAGTACCTCAAAGATCAAAATTTTCAGTAAAAATTTCCAG GAAAAGAGGAGTGTCCGACCAACATTTTCTGCTGAGCATATTTATGGAGGGACTTTGTTGGCAATGTGTGCAAATGACTTCATTTGTTTTTATGATTGGGCTGAATGCAGGTTGATTAGGCGAATTGATGTTACTGTCAAA AATCTTTATTGGGCTGATAGTGGTGATTTGGTGGCAATTGCTAGTGATACGTCATTCTACATCCTCAAATACAAC CGCGACCTAGTTTCATCTTATTTAGATAGTGGAAGACCTGTTGATGAACAAGGTGTTGAGGATGCCTTTGAGCTTCTCCATGAAACCAATGAACGTGTCAGGACTGGCTTATGGGTTGGGGATTGCTTTATATACAACAACTCTTCCTGGAGACTTAACTATTGTGTTGGAGGAGAG GTAACCACCATGTATCATTTGGACCGCCCAATGTACTTGTTGGGATATCTTGCTAATCAGAGTCGGGTGTATCTAATAGACAAAGAATTCAA TGTTATGGGGTACACTCTACTTCTTAGCTTAATTGAGTACAAGACTCTAGTGATGCGTGGGGACCTGGATAGAGCCAATGAAATTTTACCTTTAATTCCTAAAGAGCATCATAATAG TGTGGCTCGTTTCTTGGAATCACGAGGTATGATAGAGGATGCTTTGGAGGTAGCTACAGATCCTGATTACAAATTTGAGCTAGCTATACAGCTTGGCAGATTGGAGATTGCAAAG gaaattGCCACTGAAGTGCAGAGTGAGTCAAAGTGGAAGCAGTTGGGAGAATTAGCTATGTCTACTGGAAAG TTAGAAATGGCTGAGGAATGTATGAAGCGCGCAACAGACTTGAGTGGTTTGTTGCTTTTATATTCTTCTTTAGGAGATGCTGAAGGGATGTCAAAACTTGCATCGCTTGCAAAAGAGCAAGGGAAGAACAATGTTGCATTCCTTTGTTTGTTTATGTTGGGCAAATTGGAAGATTGCCTCCAGCTTTTGGTGGAAAG TAATCGAATACCTGAGGCCGCTTTGATGGCACGATCCTATCTTCCAAGCAAGGTTTCAGAGATTGTAGCAATTTGGAGAAAAGATCTCAACAAG GTTAACCCAAAAGCTGCAGAATCTTTGGCTGATCCTGATGAGTATCCAAATATGTTTGATGATTGGCAAGTGGCTCTAGCTGTTGAATCTAAAGTTACAGAGACAAG GGGTGTATATCCTCCTGCAGAGGAGTACATCGGCCATGCTGATAAATCTCAAATGACCCTTGTTGAGGCTTTCAGAAAATTGCAAGTAGAAGAACCTCTTGAAAATGGAGACTATGATCatgag GCTGCAGAACAAAATGGAGATGAGCAGATAAATGAGGAACATAATGGAGAAGAAGGGAGCCAAGAGGAGGCTGTTGTGGTGGATGCTGATTCTACAGATGGTGCAGTTCTTGTCAACGGAAACGAGGCTGAGGAAGAGTGGG TGCTTACACCACATCACTAG
- the LOC110632014 gene encoding coatomer subunit beta'-2 isoform X1: MPLRLEIKRKLAQRSERVKSVDLHPTEPWILVSLYSGTVCIWNYQSQTMAKSFEVTELPVRSAKFIARKQWVVAGADDMFIRVYNYNTMDKIKVFEAHTDYIRCVAVHPTLPYVLSSSDDMLIKLWDWEKGWVCTQIFEGHSHYVMQVTFNPKDTNTFASASLDHTIKIWNLGSPDPNFTLDAHQKGVNCVDYFTGGDKPYLISGSDDHTAKVWDYQTKSCVQTLEGHTHNVSAVCFHPELPIIITGSEDGTVRIWHSTTYRLENTLNYGLERVWAIGYMRGSRRVVIGYDEGTIMVKIGREEPVASMDNSGKIIWAKHNEIQTVNIKSVGADFEVTDGERLPLAVKELGTCDLYPQSLKHNPNGRFVVVCGDGEYIIYTALAWRNRSFGSALEFVWSSDGEYAVRESTSKIKIFSKNFQEKRSVRPTFSAEHIYGGTLLAMCANDFICFYDWAECRLIRRIDVTVKNLYWADSGDLVAIASDTSFYILKYNRDLVSSYLDSGRPVDEQGVEDAFELLHETNERVRTGLWVGDCFIYNNSSWRLNYCVGGEVTTMYHLDRPMYLLGYLANQSRVYLIDKEFNVMGYTLLLSLIEYKTLVMRGDLDRANEILPLIPKEHHNSVARFLESRGMIEDALEVATDPDYKFELAIQLGRLEIAKEIATEVQSESKWKQLGELAMSTGKLEMAEECMKRATDLSGLLLLYSSLGDAEGMSKLASLAKEQGKNNVAFLCLFMLGKLEDCLQLLVESNRIPEAALMARSYLPSKVSEIVAIWRKDLNKVNPKAAESLADPDEYPNMFDDWQVALAVESKVTETRGVYPPAEEYIGHADKSQMTLVEAFRKLQVEEPLENGDYDHEAAEQNGDEQINEEHNGEEGSQEEAVVVDADSTDGAVLVNGNEAEEEWGMNNEGTPSA; the protein is encoded by the exons ATG CCTCTCAGACTTGAAATAAAG AGGAAACTTGCTCAAAGATCAGAAAGAGTAAAATCTGTGGATCTACATCCTACTGAACCATG GATTCTAGTGAGTTTGTATTCAGGGACTGTTTGTATTTGGAACTACCAGTCACAG ACCATGGCAAAATCTTTTGAGGTCACTGAGTTACCAG TTAGGTCAGCAAAGTTTATTGCACGAAAGCAATGGGTTGTTGCTGGAGCTGATGACATGTTTATTCGCGTATACAACTACAATACAATGGATAAGATTAAAGTGTTTGAGGCGCATACAGATTACATCAGATGTGTGGCTGTCCATCCTACCCTTCCATATGTGCTGTCATCATCTGATGATATGCTCATAAAGCTTTGGGATTGGGAGAAAGGTTGGGTATGCACTCAGATATTTGAGGGACATTCCCATTATGTGATGCAAGTGACATTTAATCCAAAAGATACAAATACTTTTGCGAGTGCATCCCTTGATCACACCATAAAG ATTTGGAATCTTGGCTCACCCGACCCAAATTTTACACTGGATGCCCATCAGAAAGGAGTAAATTGTGTTGATTACTTTACTGGTGGTGATAAACCTTATCTAATCTCAGGTTCTGATGATCACACTGCTAAG GTGTGGGATTATCAGACCAAAAGTTGTGTCCAGACACTAGAAGGCCACACTCACAATGTTTCTGCAGTATGTTTTCATCCCGAACTTCCTATAATAATAACAGGTTCTGAGGATGGGACAGTTCGCATATGGCATTCAACAACTTACAG GCTTGAGAACACATTGAATTATGGTCTTGAAAGAGTCTGGGCCATTGGATACATGAGAGGCTCACGCCG TGTTGTGATTGGTTACGATGAAGGAACCATTATGGTCAAAATTGGCCGAGAAGAACCCGTAGCTAGTATGGATAACAGTGGGAAGATTATATGGGCCAAGCATAATGAAATTCAAACTGTTAACATTAAGAGCGTGGGAGCAGATTTTGAG GTTACTGATGGAGAAAGATTGCCTTTGGCTGTCAAGGAGTTGGGAACATGTGATCTTTATCCACAA AGTTTAAAGCACAATCCCAATGGGAGATTTGTTGTTGTCTGTGGAGATGGTGAGTACATCATATATACAGCTTTAGCCTGGAGAAACAGATCATTTGGTTCAGCATTGGAATTTGTTTGGTCGTCGGATGGTGAATATGCTGTTAGAGAAAGTACCTCAAAGATCAAAATTTTCAGTAAAAATTTCCAG GAAAAGAGGAGTGTCCGACCAACATTTTCTGCTGAGCATATTTATGGAGGGACTTTGTTGGCAATGTGTGCAAATGACTTCATTTGTTTTTATGATTGGGCTGAATGCAGGTTGATTAGGCGAATTGATGTTACTGTCAAA AATCTTTATTGGGCTGATAGTGGTGATTTGGTGGCAATTGCTAGTGATACGTCATTCTACATCCTCAAATACAAC CGCGACCTAGTTTCATCTTATTTAGATAGTGGAAGACCTGTTGATGAACAAGGTGTTGAGGATGCCTTTGAGCTTCTCCATGAAACCAATGAACGTGTCAGGACTGGCTTATGGGTTGGGGATTGCTTTATATACAACAACTCTTCCTGGAGACTTAACTATTGTGTTGGAGGAGAG GTAACCACCATGTATCATTTGGACCGCCCAATGTACTTGTTGGGATATCTTGCTAATCAGAGTCGGGTGTATCTAATAGACAAAGAATTCAA TGTTATGGGGTACACTCTACTTCTTAGCTTAATTGAGTACAAGACTCTAGTGATGCGTGGGGACCTGGATAGAGCCAATGAAATTTTACCTTTAATTCCTAAAGAGCATCATAATAG TGTGGCTCGTTTCTTGGAATCACGAGGTATGATAGAGGATGCTTTGGAGGTAGCTACAGATCCTGATTACAAATTTGAGCTAGCTATACAGCTTGGCAGATTGGAGATTGCAAAG gaaattGCCACTGAAGTGCAGAGTGAGTCAAAGTGGAAGCAGTTGGGAGAATTAGCTATGTCTACTGGAAAG TTAGAAATGGCTGAGGAATGTATGAAGCGCGCAACAGACTTGAGTGGTTTGTTGCTTTTATATTCTTCTTTAGGAGATGCTGAAGGGATGTCAAAACTTGCATCGCTTGCAAAAGAGCAAGGGAAGAACAATGTTGCATTCCTTTGTTTGTTTATGTTGGGCAAATTGGAAGATTGCCTCCAGCTTTTGGTGGAAAG TAATCGAATACCTGAGGCCGCTTTGATGGCACGATCCTATCTTCCAAGCAAGGTTTCAGAGATTGTAGCAATTTGGAGAAAAGATCTCAACAAG GTTAACCCAAAAGCTGCAGAATCTTTGGCTGATCCTGATGAGTATCCAAATATGTTTGATGATTGGCAAGTGGCTCTAGCTGTTGAATCTAAAGTTACAGAGACAAG GGGTGTATATCCTCCTGCAGAGGAGTACATCGGCCATGCTGATAAATCTCAAATGACCCTTGTTGAGGCTTTCAGAAAATTGCAAGTAGAAGAACCTCTTGAAAATGGAGACTATGATCatgag GCTGCAGAACAAAATGGAGATGAGCAGATAAATGAGGAACATAATGGAGAAGAAGGGAGCCAAGAGGAGGCTGTTGTGGTGGATGCTGATTCTACAGATGGTGCAGTTCTTGTCAACGGAAACGAGGCTGAGGAAGAGTGGGGTATGAATAATGAAGGAACCCCGTCAGCCTAA